The genomic DNA GCTCGTCATAAACCGTGCAGCTCCGCCGGGAGTACGACCCCTCCACCTCGTACCCGGAGGCAGCGCCGACCCTACGCCGCCTGCAGGCCGCCACGCGAGCGAGGGCGGACTTTACATGGAGGCGGCTCTTGTACTGCTTCTTGACGGAGTAGACGGGGTCGACGGCGTCCTCGCCGTCGTATATTTTCCAATTCTCACCGAGACTCAGCTTCTGCGATCAGTCAAATCTAATTTAGTTCGATGAAACCATTTGAAACCACTCgaattttgtcaaaaaaaaaaaaaaactaaaaattgaaatttaataGTCCGCATATCGCACACCTTTCGTCGGACGGTGAGCAAAGGCTTCCCGTCTGCGTCCATGAGCACGACCTCGCCGGCACGGCCGGAGCCGTAGTTATCGACTCGAAAGACCAAATTGCCTTCTTCATCAAAAACCGTGAAACCTCTGCAATTGAAGAGTAGAGACTTCCTCCACACTGTCAGCACCCTACTCTTATCTTTCCCCTCGTCAGCGACCTCGACGCCGCCGGCTGTGCAATATGCTTCAGTGTTGGGATGAACCTTTGCCATGATCCACCGACCCCTGCTCGAGTCGTTTCTCCGGACGGCAGACTCGATCGAAGAGAGATCTCTGCTCGAGTCGCTTCAACTTTTGCTTGAGAGCTAAAAGACATGTCTATATAAATACAGTGAGGTGTAGACCGAAATGCTGAACGTGATTTAAGGGGAAAGTGTCGAGAAACGACTGGAGTAGGGCTGCTTGACTTATCCTTGTGACTAAATGGTCATTAGTGACGCGATAAAAATGACAAAACACAAATACAAATACCTTttattctataattttaataataaaaaagccATTTTGATTTTTGCCATGTGAAGAGTCAAAATTTGGGCATTTCTGACTAATTTGGAAAAGAAATGGGCGAGATGGTGGGAGTGCAGGATCTCGTCCACAAATTGGCAATAGTTTTGGTCAAATGGAGTTGAATTATCACATCACTTGATCAATTATTGAATCAGGACTGTgatagaagaaggaaaaaaaacacgCTCTCCATGTTTAAATAAAACGTGTTGATTTTCTAGAAGATCAGTCAACATAATACATTTCTTTCGGTGTCTTTTTtttgttgttatatttgatagtttaaaaaaatgaaacaaaTCGAACAATGAAAACAGAATGGAATATTCATTTATTTTCAGGATATTATTGCATCAAATTCAACATATGTTTATTGTCAAAAATATCTGTAATTATTATTGATGTTACTGCAGTAGCTATAGAATTATAATTAGTTGGTTGGAGCAACTACGACATTGTAATTGACATAACTATACAATTCAAGCAGTCATGATGATATAGCTAGTGTACTCTGTTAGAATTACGATCACGAAACTGTCATACTATAATATCAATCTTGATTATTTATGAATtgtttatatatattataataactaatgtttataattattataatggtAGTAAATATGATTATGTTCATCTTAAATATACTTTATAATTTATTCTCAAATTATGTGAAAGAAGATAAATCATATGATCAACTTATAACCTATCACTAAGTGACTATAGGTGAAAAGAATTTTTTCCAAAAATATGCATCTGTATATCTTATTGTAATAAATCTATCACTCTCTAATCAATTGGACAGACgacataattactataatatattATAGTATTATTAGCCTggataaaaaaataaagtattcATATATTGtagaattataattattataacaggttcagtaaattatttttgaaaataaaaaaaatgagacaTGAtgttattttgataataaataaataaaaatgacaactaaaaaaattagttttttgcAACGCgagtagagaaaaaaaatatttccatctCTAATTAGGACAAACTTAAAGATTTGGAGATGGAAATGTATTTTCATCTCCCATTTGgtcattaataataaaaaaatatatttaatctagAATTACGACCTAAACATATTATCGATTGCTTTatagagaaaaaaatttaaactccATCTATAAATAATgatgaaatatatattttatcaCTAATATCATTACTATATTTAAATATTAGAGACAGAATTTATATTTCGTTTATATACAAGATAGATTAATTTATTTCATttctaatattaaaaaaaaaaaatacagtgcAAATAAATAACAACAGAATAAATAATCAATTGCTAAATAGAGACAAGTTTAAATTCTGTCTCTATATAGTGATGGATTATTTATTTCATtgctaatatttaaaaatacacGTTGATAATTAGCGACGTAATAAATTAATCCATCGCTATAGAGAGAGAATATAAACTTAGTCTCTAAAATAGCGACGAACATAAATGTTTGTTGCTAATATCGAGATTTAGGGCTTGGCTCAGCCCCGATCTCCCAAAGTACTCATGTTCTCAAACTCTTCGGCTCTAGCAATTCTCGATCTCTCCGGCAACCATGCCCTCCAATCTCTGGCGCCCTCTCCTTCGGCAACTATGCATGTATGATCTTCTCCTTTCCCTCTCCTCTCATTTTTTAACCCTAACGGTCGTGACCTTGGCCAACCGTGAGCTTGCGGTCGTGATCTTGGTCGACCGCAAGCTTGGCCAACCCTGATCTCACAGCTGCGAGCTTGGCCAGCCTTGAACTATGGCCATGAGCTTGGCTAGCCCTGAGCTCCCTACCGCGAGCTTGACAGGCCCTAAGCTCACTATCGCGAGCTTGGCCAATCCTAAGTCGTGGCGTCAGCCTTGGCCACGATGCCTTGACCAACTAGTTGGTTGTAAGGTTTAGGATGCAAACCTAAATACGATTCTTGATGATTTTAACCTCGTTTAGTAAATTgtagaattttaacctaatttcaTTATTTTGATTGAGAAACTTCTTGTATACTTATTCCATCGCTAGTATCATTACTGTATTTAAATATTAGAGACGAAGTTTATATTCCATTTCTATATAGTTATAGATTAATTTATTCCATCGCTAATATTTTTAAGAAATAGTCTGATAAATAGTGACAGAATAAATAATCTGTTACTAAATAGAGACAAGTTTAAATTCTGCCTCTATATAGCGATGGATTATTTATTTCATtgctaatatttaaaaatacatgtTGATAATTAGCAATGGAATAAATTAATCCATCACTATATAGAAAGGGAATATAAACTCAATCTCTAAAATAGCGACAGACATAAATGTCCATCGCTAATATCAGGATTTAGGGCTTGGCTCGGTTCTAATCTCCCAAAGTGCTCACGTTCTCAATCTCTCGGGCAATATCTCTAGTGATCGTGTCCTCCAATCTCCGACGTCCTCTCCTCCGGCGACCGTGCAAGTATGATCTTctcccttccctctcctctcatTTTTAACCCTAATGGCAGTGATCTTGGCCGGCCACGAGCTCACAGCCGCCATCTTGGATGGTCACGACCTTGCAATCATGAGCTTGGTCGACCCTGAGCTCGTGACCCCGAGCTTGGACGACCCTGAGCTAACAATCACGAGCTTGGGCAGCCTTGAGCTCATTGCCACAATTGCTTGGCTGACCCTGAGCTCTCTACCATGAGCTTGGCCGACATTAAGCCGCGACGTCAACCTTGGCTATGAGACCTCAACCAACTAGTTAGTTGTAACGTTTAGGATAAAAACCTAAATACGATTCTTGATTATTTTAACCTAGGATCTGCCTCAAGtatcggggtaccagagaccgaggcgacccggtcgctgattgcaagtagcgttgaccagagaacTTCTGACGACTtagtcaacatagaagtcatctcagcatacccctcTTTGGGCCATAGCAATTCGGTTAACATTCCATCCGCCTCATCCGGCGAtttatctgactcagattccagacaggatcaatatgGTTCGACTAAAAACAGACATTTCTCTCCTACTATATAAACTAGAGCGCATATTTTCATCCAATTTTTAGATTCAATGGAATATTTATCAGTATATTTACTATAAGAGGCACAAATAGCTAGTCTGATGTAGTATAGATGAATGTATCCATTCGAATggtttttaagaaaattaaagagtaatattcgtaataaagcaagagttgagagatcaatatgtaatgcttatctggttgaaaagacatcttctttctgctcctattattttgctgataatgtaaAAATCAGACATCACAAGTttcctagaaattctgatgatgctcAGTTGATAGACCCATCGATACTTTCTATTTCAAGTTTTCTAGTAAGTTAATGGGTGCATatatttctagatggttaactcaaggAGAATACCATGTTGTAAGAATatacatactcttaaattgtgatgaggtcaaaccctacataaagtaagttgacttctctaatcaaATATTTATCCCCTAGATAATTTGTTTGCTTGATATcccaattattttaaaattttccttctttCCTAGCTTGTACAAAAAATAACTATATCTATAAACTCTATCAATAGGTGCAAGTGAggtagctgaaaagttagaggctgaatttgtattatggtttcaaatatatgtaagttagagaatttttaaaattttctagttCATGTGTATTAAGTCGGGTCCTAATTTATATTATAACTATTTTTATAGGTAAAAGGCCATAGAATATTAAAAGTGCAAAATAATAAGAGAATGAATCTTACATCAGGACTCATCCATAAAATACTAGTGcactctggttactatgttaatggtcttaAATTCCATGTGGCACAATGAGATTCATGAAGATTAATCTATAATTCTGGTATTTACATCAAAGGATCTATGGATAACAGTAACACTgggtttgattactatggtagacttgacaaAATCAAAGAGGTTGAATATCCTACATTATCTATAAAAAAGTGTGTgttattcaaatgttcatggtatgatttaACCCTAAGAATAGGTACTAGAATacattcaaattataatttagttgaggttaatgcaaataaaagtttaacaagtttgaacctttcatttttgagGTACAACCATATcatgttttctatcttgaataccttATGAAGATAAGAAGATCTATTGAAAAGGCTTGAGCAAATAGAAATATAAATTCAGGTGGTCTGACTACCAGAACCGCTCGACATAAGTCAGGATccagatctattgttgagcatgtcatagatctggtgagtttaatttaaagttatactttataacaaattttatatttattatcaaACTGGTATAATTTTATCTCAAATTATTTATATATGCATGAACGTGATCTAGCCCGATAGGCCACATGTGTGGAGGTCTTTCTCAAGACCCCATAAGAAGAACGATGGGACATTTATCGACTCTCGATCCTAGGTCATAcatgtaagattattaactttattacattcaATCATTTCTATCTTTATTAACTTTAGTAATGATGATCAAATtggatattaattatattatatttttccacACATGAGCAAATGGCAAATAGAGTGGCTCAGACATCTCATGAACCAGTAGAGGGGGAGTCATAGCCTCTATCCACCAATGTGCTAAATGAGATctttatggtatcagagcagtttcgatcttgtttcgatttatgattattttcgagttaatctgataccaatttttggtatcagagtgggtttgTAATGCTTGTTTTTCacattttgaatttttgagttaatctgataccaatttagtggtatcagagccaagttgcgaagcctttttttttatgtttcagATTTTGCAATTTGTTTgcatgttttggattttcgaattaatctgatactaatttaaggtatcagagcggggttcaCGATGTCTGTTCTTTGTTTCTCGTGTTATGGATTTTCGTGAGTTGGTTTCGCGatatgatttttgagttttgggatcatgcagcggcaggacatctctaGGCTATAGGAGGTACGTTTGTAAATTGTTATCATACATATTTATTAGTACTTGGGTAGTTGTTTATACCAAGTGTACTTGTTTAGTTGTTTATATCAtgtgtttataccatgtatgattTGTGTGGTGTCAGCCATTGGTTAGATCAGATAtggtgatatgttgtctttttataatctattagtggatattagacttgatggtctattatttagtctttgatgttgatagtaactTAAGGAGTATAATGCCTTGATATTTATGGAGTTGGTGGTTTTAGTTGAAGATTAGATTACAGACTTTGTGCCAGTGATCTTATTTTTGGGTATGTTTGTTGTACGGACATAAGGAGTCCTTGATATGGCTATTTAGGTTTACAGTGCCCTAGATATTTTTATGGACCCGATGTatagagtattgatttactcgCTTTGGTTTAATCGGTAGGAGACCGACTTACTCTTTCATAGGTCTAAGGCTCCCTGTATATTTAGCAATTATGGAAAGGGAAAATGCAGAGGAAGATATTGTGAACTTTGAAGTCTGATTCTCGgtgtgtcaacaagtgaaggtAGAATATCAGAGTGGCGTAGTGGAAGCAAGATGAGTccataatccacagaagcatcctTTTCAGTTAAGGATTTGATCATGACACTATGATGGACTAGTATATGTTGGttcagcggggaccggcaagaggggggtgaattacctacagacaaaaattataccctcctcaaagctttccaactcttaaaataaagcaacaatattaaatcaactacagaaataaaaggagacagaaattaacctggttacaaccaagagggttgttaatccaaggcagtaagaaaagcacagtaagaaaaactccttctcagaaggcggagaagccttttacactttgacaacACAATAGTTGCTTAAACAGAGATTACTAGAGTTGTTATTTCGTTCGTGATCGTTATTCTGTAAAGCTtctcgagaccctctttatataggagttCTAGAACTTATCGGATGACTTGATcttcgggatcggtcgacctatccccaggttcggtcgaccgaacctgctgtacctgcccagtcttctgtccaggtgcagtctctgtggatcgagcttaggttctgTCGACctatccttttgttcggtcgaccgatcggccaacggtctccagctgagctGGCCCGACCAAACtgctcgactgagtctctggataaacgttggttcggtcgaccaatcaagaggttcggtcgaccgatcagtcccccaacggctggcttgctgacgtggcttctgacgtgtcaccagcggttggtcttctgaggattggggttcggtcgaccgatcatggggttcggttgaccgaaccgttgacaagtcaactccagttgacttacttcggttcggctccttgggtgattacggccatcaggaatagggctcacccgaacccagttcccggccttctcctcgagtaggcttccgtccggcttctcgtccctcgaatgtcgtgcacgttcttctcgctccaccggagtactcttccgcagctctctcgtccttcggacgcaccgagcccgtcggctcccttcccgtgccgtccttctcgctagctgcgtcttccgctcgacttcctgtgctcctaagttcctgcacactcaaacacaggggtcagacaaaatgcatgacctaaccaacttggttgatcacatcaaaactaccacggggtccaacaatctccccctttttgatgtgcatcaacccaagttcaagttagggttaaaaatagacctacgtaattttaagaaaataactAAACTAACAGGtatagcataaatttgcaattaataaaattgcaacacagtttagagaagaagcagattaaaattttaaaatttttcttaactccccctaaacttgtacttatctttattctccccctttgatcacaggaAAAATGGGGGCAAACAAGTTACAAAAGttgaattaggtttaacttaaaaaaatttttgagtgtaaaaaaaaaatttctaggttaagatgaattttttagaattttcaaaggaaaatttcTTAGTTAAAATTTCAGGaaacaatttttcaaaaaaaaaaaattaaagagttCCTATGGAtatgtttaaaaaaacttttcaaaacattgtttaattctaatattaatgcttttatcagaaggttaattaaacatttttatttcgatatttcggcttccaggtcgtggcgagacactaggccttcttggttattggagcaacaaccacttccttagacaaagcttccataaagaaactcaaattttaattatctcactgtaagcttttaatttttgaaaaaattaatcaagtacatattttggaacccagtaaaggttccttcctacgagattctttaaaaacatagggggtatataacttttagaaattttcctaagttgaccctgatgttgtttaatgtaccaattcaattttccataaattttaacttttgattttggaaatctatttaagcatgcatcagttttcaatttttcaat from Zingiber officinale cultivar Zhangliang chromosome 4A, Zo_v1.1, whole genome shotgun sequence includes the following:
- the LOC121973213 gene encoding protein LURP-one-related 8-like, whose product is MAKVHPNTEAYCTAGGVEVADEGKDKSRVLTVWRKSLLFNCRGFTVFDEEGNLVFRVDNYGSGRAGEVVLMDADGKPLLTVRRKKLSLGENWKIYDGEDAVDPVYSVKKQYKSRLHVKSALARVAACRRRRVGAASGYEVEGSYSRRSCTVYDERRRVVAEVRRKEAFRGVGFGDDVYQLVVPPAADACLAMAVVVVVDQMFG